A single region of the Thermoleophilum album genome encodes:
- a CDS encoding histidinol-phosphatase, producing MLTDYHLHLRPDDERARARDHFTAENAQRYREAATAAGIGELGVSEHVHRFHQSLVVWDHPWYRYWAADDLDEYCAFVREETDLKLGIELDYLPGREERIAELVAAHDFDYVVGSVHFVDDTIVDLLGDARWRDHDAWRRYDPDTVWRRYFELLGQAARSGLFDILAHPDLVKVQGRSGPWPERDPRFYWEVALEAIAESDVAIEFSTAGWRKPIGEPYPDAAFLRECVALGRPIALSSDAHRPDQVGFRYEEAVELLRDAGVERIAVFERRARRLEPLP from the coding sequence GTGCTGACCGACTACCACCTGCATCTACGCCCCGACGACGAGCGGGCGCGAGCACGCGACCACTTCACGGCCGAAAACGCCCAGCGCTACCGCGAGGCAGCGACCGCCGCCGGCATAGGGGAGCTCGGCGTCTCCGAGCACGTCCACCGTTTTCACCAGTCGCTCGTGGTTTGGGACCACCCGTGGTACCGGTACTGGGCGGCCGACGATCTCGACGAGTACTGCGCCTTCGTGCGCGAAGAGACCGACCTCAAGCTCGGTATCGAACTCGACTATCTGCCCGGTCGCGAGGAACGGATCGCCGAACTGGTTGCGGCACACGACTTCGACTACGTGGTCGGCTCGGTTCACTTCGTCGACGACACCATCGTCGACCTGCTCGGCGACGCGCGCTGGCGTGACCACGACGCGTGGCGACGCTACGACCCCGACACGGTTTGGCGGCGCTACTTCGAGCTTCTCGGGCAGGCGGCGCGCAGCGGCCTTTTCGACATCCTCGCCCATCCCGATCTCGTCAAGGTGCAAGGACGTTCCGGGCCGTGGCCCGAACGCGATCCGCGCTTCTATTGGGAGGTCGCGCTCGAGGCAATCGCCGAAAGCGACGTGGCTATCGAGTTCTCGACCGCCGGTTGGCGCAAACCGATCGGCGAGCCGTACCCCGATGCGGCCTTCCTGCGCGAGTGCGTGGCGCTCGGCCGCCCGATCGCGCTCTCCTCCGACGCTCACCGTCCCGACCAGGTCGGCTTCCGCTACGAAGAAGCGGTCGAGCTTTTGCGCGACGCGGGGGTCGAGCGCATCGCTGTCTTCGAGCGGCGCGCGCGCCGGCTCGAACCACTGCCGTGA
- a CDS encoding CarD family transcriptional regulator, translating to MERDAKTKSDETVVDCQFEVGDNVVYPHHGAGRVVRKEIKEVLGTKREYLTIKILHNDMTVMVPTENAGRAGLRRVISDEEVQRVLSVLREDVSQMPKNWNRRFKYNREKIKTGDVFELAEVVRNLGIREIEKGLSTGEKQMYTRAKKILASELMYALDMEEEEAEAHLEQVIREAHAERTGAAATA from the coding sequence ATGGAGCGCGACGCGAAAACCAAGAGTGACGAGACCGTTGTGGATTGCCAGTTCGAGGTCGGCGACAACGTCGTCTATCCGCACCACGGCGCCGGCCGGGTCGTGCGCAAGGAGATCAAGGAGGTGCTCGGCACCAAGCGCGAGTACCTGACGATCAAGATCCTCCACAACGACATGACGGTGATGGTGCCGACCGAGAACGCCGGTCGTGCCGGTTTGCGCCGGGTGATCAGCGACGAAGAGGTGCAGCGCGTGCTGTCCGTGCTGCGCGAGGACGTCAGCCAGATGCCGAAAAACTGGAACCGGCGCTTTAAGTACAACCGCGAGAAGATCAAGACCGGCGACGTCTTCGAGCTCGCCGAGGTGGTGCGCAACCTCGGCATCCGCGAGATCGAGAAGGGTCTCTCGACCGGCGAGAAGCAGATGTACACGCGCGCCAAGAAAATCCTTGCCTCCGAGCTCATGTATGCGCTCGACATGGAGGAGGAGGAAGCCGAGGCGCACCTCGAGCAGGTGATCCGCGAAGCCCACGCCGAACGCACGGGCGCTGCCGCGACCGCCTAG
- the disA gene encoding DNA integrity scanning diadenylate cyclase DisA: MAQAGDGGSGLDSRQEPRLVRALEMVAPGTALREGLDNIVRARTGALICIGEQEELAFLLSGGVKIDVDYTPQLLYQLAKMDGAIVLSPNASKIVWANVQLMPDPTITSLETGTRHRTAERVSKQTSALVIAISQTRNVVSLYIDGSKYILEDIPVVLAKANQALATLDKYRSRLDQVSTRLTALEFEGGATLHDVLTVLQRSELVTRMAMEIERYIVELGAEGRLIEMQLEETMVGVASERAALVKDYIVDPDEENYARVLETLARLSHQDLLDFGQLAELLGYDRKVNTIDQPVSPRGYRILERIPRLPRIVVQRIVEEFRGLDEIIAASDEDLEAVEGVGDLRAKEIREGLRRLQEINLVDRYLQT; encoded by the coding sequence ATGGCGCAAGCCGGGGATGGTGGGAGTGGTCTTGACTCTCGACAAGAGCCCCGGTTGGTAAGGGCCCTCGAGATGGTGGCGCCGGGCACGGCGCTGCGCGAGGGACTCGACAACATCGTTCGCGCCCGCACCGGTGCGCTGATCTGTATCGGCGAGCAGGAAGAGCTCGCGTTTCTGCTCTCGGGCGGGGTGAAGATCGACGTCGACTACACCCCCCAGCTTCTCTACCAGCTCGCGAAGATGGACGGGGCGATCGTGCTCTCGCCCAACGCCAGCAAGATCGTATGGGCGAACGTCCAGCTCATGCCCGACCCCACGATCACCTCGCTAGAAACGGGCACCCGCCACCGCACCGCCGAACGTGTATCGAAACAGACGAGCGCGCTCGTGATCGCGATCTCGCAGACGCGCAACGTCGTGTCGCTCTACATCGACGGCAGCAAGTACATCCTCGAGGACATCCCGGTCGTGCTGGCCAAGGCCAACCAGGCGCTCGCCACGCTCGACAAGTACCGCTCGCGCCTCGACCAGGTGTCGACACGGCTCACGGCGCTCGAGTTCGAGGGCGGCGCGACGCTCCACGACGTCCTCACCGTTCTCCAGCGCTCCGAGCTCGTGACGCGCATGGCGATGGAGATCGAGCGCTACATCGTCGAGCTCGGGGCCGAGGGCCGCTTGATCGAGATGCAGCTCGAGGAGACGATGGTGGGTGTGGCGTCGGAACGGGCTGCGCTCGTCAAGGACTACATCGTCGACCCCGACGAGGAGAACTACGCGCGTGTGCTCGAGACGCTCGCCCGCCTCTCGCACCAGGACTTGCTCGACTTCGGCCAGCTCGCGGAACTCCTCGGCTATGACCGCAAGGTCAACACGATCGATCAGCCGGTATCGCCGCGCGGCTACCGCATCCTCGAACGGATCCCGCGCCTGCCGCGGATCGTCGTGCAACGCATCGTCGAGGAGTTCCGCGGACTGGACGAGATCATTGCGGCATCGGACGAGGATCTCGAGGCTGTGGAAGGCGTGGGCGACCTGCGCGCCAAGGAGATTCGCGAGGGCCTGCGCCGCCTCCAGGAGATCAACCTCGTCGACCGCTACTTGCAAACGTAG
- the ispD gene encoding 2-C-methyl-D-erythritol 4-phosphate cytidylyltransferase, translated as MAAIAGVIAAAGRGERLGSELPKALVELAGRPLVSWAAAALVPVCDVLVVVVPPEVGAEPFRAALAGSGVPLRLVAGGEERALSVRAGFAAAGDAEAVVVHDAARPFATPLLARACLDALADADAAIAATPLVDTVKESSDGRYVERTLDRSRLWAVQTPQAFRADALRAALALPDAVVRAATDEAALVERCGGRVRLVPASPRNFKITVRDDLELAAALAGVAASGSRE; from the coding sequence GTGGCTGCCATAGCCGGCGTTATCGCGGCCGCCGGCCGCGGCGAGCGCCTCGGGAGCGAGCTGCCCAAGGCGCTCGTCGAGCTGGCCGGGCGGCCGCTCGTGTCGTGGGCGGCCGCGGCGCTAGTGCCCGTGTGCGACGTGCTCGTCGTGGTGGTGCCACCCGAGGTGGGCGCTGAACCGTTCCGCGCCGCGCTCGCCGGTAGCGGTGTGCCGCTACGACTGGTAGCCGGCGGCGAGGAGCGGGCGCTGTCGGTGCGCGCCGGGTTCGCGGCGGCCGGCGACGCGGAGGCGGTCGTCGTCCACGACGCCGCGCGTCCCTTCGCGACGCCACTGCTCGCGCGCGCCTGTCTCGACGCGCTCGCCGACGCCGATGCGGCGATCGCCGCGACGCCGCTCGTCGACACCGTCAAGGAGTCGAGCGACGGGCGCTACGTCGAGCGCACGCTCGACCGCTCGCGCCTTTGGGCGGTGCAGACGCCGCAGGCGTTTCGCGCCGACGCGCTGCGGGCGGCACTCGCTCTCCCCGACGCGGTCGTCCGCGCGGCGACCGACGAGGCCGCCCTCGTCGAGCGTTGCGGTGGACGAGTACGCCTCGTGCCCGCCAGCCCGCGCAACTTCAAGATCACCGTGCGCGACGATCTCGAGCTGGCGGCGGCGCTTGCCGGCGTCGCTGCGAGCGGTTCGCGAGAATGA